From Terriglobia bacterium:
AGCGCAGCTCCGGGACGTTGCGGAAGAGGCGGAGCTGCCGGTCCGGGTAGACGCCGCTGGCGTGGACGTAGTGCCGGTCGTCCACCAGCCAGTACCGCGGGCACCTCACGCTCCGGGCGGGGGAGAGCAAGAGACGCGGGAGCAGGCGGAGGAGGCGCGGCCCGAGGAGCTCGTCGGTGTCGAGGATCAGGACCCAGTCGCACCGGGCCTGGTCGAGCGCGAAATTCTTCTGCCGCGCGATGTTGCCGTCGAACGGCCGGACGATGAAGCGCGCCTTGGGGTGCCGCGCGACCAGGTCGGCGGAGCCGTCCCTCGACCCGCCGTCCACGTAGACGATCTCGTCCGCGATGGCATCGGCCTGGTCAAGGAGCGGGCCGATCCGCGGAGCCATGTCCTGGCCCACGATGCAGACGCTGAGGCTCGGCCGGGAGGGATCGCTCTCCGCGCCGGGGCCGACGACGTAGCGAGGCGCCAATTCTTCCTTCACCGAGGATCGTTTTCCCGGCCCGGGCTCGGACCATCAGGGAACATCGGAGCTTATAATCGCGCGGCGCCCGGGTGTCAATTCCCGGCGAGCGCGGCTTCGATGACTCGAATGGCACCAGGGGGGTGAGACATGAACAGGAAATGGAAAGGCCTCGGCACGCTCGTGACCGTCTTCGCGCTGCTCCTCACCGTCGCGATCCAGGCGGGGCCGTGCCTGGCCGGGGAGAAGGACGACGACAAGGAAGAGGGGGGAGGCTACGTCCGCTTCGAGGACGAGCGGCCCATGGGGGAGGTCCAGCCCGACAAGGCCCTCGTCTACGTGGTCCGACCGGCGATGGTCGGGTTCGCGATCAAGAGCTTCTTCCTCTGCGACGACGAGATCCTGGGCATCAACAAGGGGCACAGCTACTTCTTCTCCCAGGTCGCTCCCGGGAAGCACGTGTTCTGGTCGAAGTCGGAGAACGTGGACGCGCTGGAGCTCGAGGTCTCGGCGGGCAAGACCTATTACATCCAGCAGCACGTCCAGATGGGGGGCTTCAGGGCTCGCACCAAGCTCGAGGTCCTCGGCGAGGCCGAGGGGAAGACCGCTCTCGACAAGTGCAAGAAGCACGCGGTCATGACCGCGCAAGGGATCGA
This genomic window contains:
- a CDS encoding DUF2846 domain-containing protein, whose protein sequence is MNRKWKGLGTLVTVFALLLTVAIQAGPCLAGEKDDDKEEGGGYVRFEDERPMGEVQPDKALVYVVRPAMVGFAIKSFFLCDDEILGINKGHSYFFSQVAPGKHVFWSKSENVDALELEVSAGKTYYIQQHVQMGGFRARTKLEVLGEAEGKTALDKCKKHAVMTAQGIEKGKEIARDHLKDTQEDLDRRARKDKKE
- a CDS encoding glycosyltransferase; translation: MAPRYVVGPGAESDPSRPSLSVCIVGQDMAPRIGPLLDQADAIADEIVYVDGGSRDGSADLVARHPKARFIVRPFDGNIARQKNFALDQARCDWVLILDTDELLGPRLLRLLPRLLLSPARSVRCPRYWLVDDRHYVHASGVYPDRQLRLFRNVPELRYDEAHLIHHPFRHEQLLEPCVRLKGAHLLHYDLMWNDRESREAKVRRYEKAHPSLTGVNRYYLYEDMPHRIASCREYWEGGSPGTRPDVVRAAIDRFRLWRLGSTARLGRRAAPEPGGAP